A single region of the Paramicrobacterium fandaimingii genome encodes:
- a CDS encoding SDR family oxidoreductase: MSQLSFSDLSTHRVLVPGGTGAVGEGVVRALLTSGAEVIVPTRSQERAEEFRRVLGNAADEHLHLVKHDYTTFAGAQELVEQVIHYRGGIDSVVAPIGGWWQGSTLTGITEDDWANAFTDLATTHMAMLRAALPALDGRGAYIVVVGDSAAWPVPGSGLVSMEQAALLMMQRVAAAENGASRRIFSLVLGPATTRHATGTIDALDVGRVAAAISASSAPSQSIGLHGGDDVDAALHALSEAVGA; encoded by the coding sequence ATGTCTCAACTCAGCTTTTCCGATCTGTCCACTCATCGCGTTCTCGTTCCCGGCGGAACCGGCGCCGTCGGCGAAGGGGTCGTGCGCGCGCTTCTCACGTCCGGAGCAGAGGTGATCGTGCCGACACGATCGCAGGAACGCGCCGAAGAATTTCGGCGCGTTCTCGGCAATGCGGCCGACGAGCACCTTCATCTCGTCAAGCACGACTACACGACCTTCGCCGGTGCGCAAGAACTTGTCGAACAGGTCATTCACTATCGCGGCGGAATCGACTCTGTCGTAGCGCCGATCGGAGGATGGTGGCAGGGCTCGACGCTGACGGGGATCACGGAGGATGATTGGGCGAACGCGTTCACGGATCTGGCGACGACGCACATGGCCATGCTCCGAGCCGCCCTTCCCGCTCTCGACGGTCGAGGTGCGTACATCGTCGTTGTCGGGGACTCCGCGGCCTGGCCAGTCCCGGGCAGCGGCCTTGTCAGCATGGAGCAGGCTGCGCTCCTCATGATGCAGCGTGTCGCTGCCGCGGAGAATGGTGCATCACGACGGATTTTCTCGCTCGTGCTCGGTCCGGCCACGACGCGCCACGCCACCGGAACGATCGACGCGCTCGACGTGGGCCGGGTTGCCGCAGCGATCTCCGCGAGTTCCGCTCCCTCGCAGTCGATCGGTCTGCACGGGGGCGATGACGTTGATGCGGCGCTGCACGCGCTGAGTGAGGCGGTCGGCGCGTGA
- a CDS encoding NmrA family NAD(P)-binding protein codes for MILVTTAGKVGAATAAHLAERGEQVRLIVRDPSRHHELAAVGIELVRGDLGDADTVRHAVHGISGIVLVTSPERSQEMTVIDRARAEGVGHVTKITTEASADSPIARRRDHYAIEQHLEKSELPYTLLRANAYMQNFLMLAPGIAKASEFASPTGNGRIGMIDVRDVAAAAAAVAMAPSDGAGSVYRLSGPVALSYDDAASILTSVLHRPVRHRAITIEQQEAALVAVGVPPSRAHANATALGLFAEGDSDWVTGETEKLTGQASRTFEQFVTDHAERFRLPPHGIQKATQ; via the coding sequence GTGATCCTCGTCACGACAGCCGGGAAGGTCGGCGCTGCCACGGCTGCCCACCTCGCTGAGCGAGGCGAACAGGTCCGTCTCATCGTCCGTGACCCGAGCCGTCATCACGAACTCGCTGCCGTCGGCATTGAGCTCGTCCGCGGCGATCTCGGAGACGCGGACACGGTTCGCCACGCAGTTCATGGAATCTCCGGCATCGTGCTTGTCACCTCTCCGGAACGGTCGCAGGAGATGACGGTCATCGATCGGGCACGAGCGGAGGGCGTCGGCCATGTGACGAAGATTACGACCGAAGCGTCAGCGGACTCGCCTATCGCCCGTCGTCGCGACCATTACGCAATCGAACAGCACCTCGAGAAGTCCGAGCTTCCCTACACGCTGCTCCGCGCGAACGCGTACATGCAGAATTTTCTGATGCTGGCACCGGGAATCGCCAAGGCCTCCGAGTTCGCCTCACCGACGGGGAATGGCCGAATTGGCATGATCGACGTCCGCGACGTCGCCGCGGCCGCCGCGGCTGTGGCGATGGCCCCGTCCGACGGGGCGGGGTCTGTCTACCGCTTGAGCGGGCCAGTTGCGCTGTCTTATGACGACGCGGCTTCGATCTTGACGTCTGTGCTTCACCGCCCCGTGCGTCACCGAGCGATCACAATCGAGCAGCAGGAAGCTGCACTCGTCGCCGTCGGCGTGCCACCGTCACGGGCACACGCCAACGCGACAGCCCTTGGGCTGTTCGCAGAAGGCGACTCCGATTGGGTCACGGGTGAGACGGAAAAGCTCACAGGGCAGGCGTCGAGGACGTTCGAACAGTTCGTCACCGACCACGCCGAACGGTTCAGGCTGCCGCCGCACGGTATTCAGAAAGCAACTCAGTGA
- a CDS encoding MBL fold metallo-hydrolase produces the protein MELTTGLRRIGNDIVAAHLIVDDTGITLIDTGLAGHWSDLEHELEAIGRTPSDIRGVVLTHGDSDHIGFAERLRREYGVPVYVHAADAARARGEESTKPAWGSMKLGSVLRFIAYTTRKGGLRTHYLSEVHEVTDGQVLDLPGAPEIIGLPGHSPGSIAIYVPSVSAVFVGDGLTTRSVLTGKRGPQPAPFTDDQAAAAASLTHIAGLRADWVIPGHGAPWHGGVTELLSEYRAAAA, from the coding sequence ATGGAACTGACAACAGGACTCCGCCGCATCGGCAACGACATCGTTGCGGCACATCTCATCGTCGACGACACGGGAATCACCCTCATCGACACGGGACTGGCTGGCCACTGGAGCGACCTCGAGCATGAACTTGAGGCGATCGGGCGGACGCCGTCCGACATCCGCGGTGTTGTGCTGACGCACGGCGACAGTGACCACATCGGCTTTGCCGAGCGACTGCGCCGCGAGTATGGCGTGCCGGTTTACGTGCACGCCGCCGATGCTGCGCGTGCCCGTGGCGAGGAGTCGACGAAGCCGGCGTGGGGCAGCATGAAGCTCGGCTCCGTGCTGCGCTTTATCGCGTATACGACGCGCAAGGGCGGACTGCGCACGCACTACCTCAGCGAGGTGCACGAGGTGACAGACGGACAGGTGCTCGACCTGCCTGGCGCCCCCGAGATCATCGGCCTCCCCGGGCATTCGCCGGGGAGCATCGCCATTTACGTTCCGAGCGTCTCCGCCGTCTTCGTCGGCGATGGGCTCACGACGCGCAGCGTGCTCACGGGGAAGAGAGGCCCTCAGCCCGCACCATTTACCGACGACCAAGCGGCTGCCGCGGCTTCGCTCACCCATATCGCGGGTCTGCGAGCCGACTGGGTGATCCCCGGACACGGCGCGCCGTGGCACGGCGGCGTCACTGAGTTGCTTTCTGAATACCGTGCGGCGGCAGCCTGA
- a CDS encoding TetR/AcrR family transcriptional regulator produces MPTPERTSLPAIVAAGLHILETHGLSAVTMAAVAARVGVRPPSLYKRVRNRDELIRLIAEAAVADLGAQIAAADPGVGVPRERLKALLGALRQFAHARTAAYLLVFTPLAEGEDLSRELLEESSAPLFTVVAELAGKDHMLAAARTFTAWATGFISMELNRSFHLGGDVDVAFAYGVERLTDAIAAR; encoded by the coding sequence ATGCCGACACCTGAACGCACATCGCTGCCCGCCATCGTTGCCGCCGGACTGCACATTCTTGAGACCCACGGTCTCAGCGCCGTCACCATGGCGGCTGTTGCCGCTCGCGTCGGCGTGCGCCCTCCGTCCCTGTACAAGCGCGTGCGCAATCGCGATGAGCTGATCCGCTTGATCGCCGAGGCCGCGGTCGCCGACCTCGGCGCCCAGATCGCCGCCGCGGATCCCGGCGTCGGCGTTCCGCGAGAGCGGCTGAAAGCGCTTCTCGGCGCACTCCGCCAATTTGCGCACGCACGAACCGCTGCCTACCTGCTGGTCTTCACGCCGCTTGCCGAGGGCGAGGATCTCTCGCGGGAGCTCCTCGAAGAGAGCAGCGCCCCGCTCTTCACCGTTGTGGCGGAGCTTGCCGGCAAAGACCATATGCTCGCGGCAGCGCGCACCTTCACCGCGTGGGCAACCGGCTTCATCTCGATGGAGCTCAACAGGTCATTTCACCTCGGCGGAGACGTCGATGTCGCCTTCGCCTACGGAGTCGAACGCCTGACGGATGCCATCGCTGCGCGCTGA
- a CDS encoding DeoR/GlpR family DNA-binding transcription regulator — protein MNHVISSGGQPIVASAKRSKRLSAILTALAESSAVSLAELTRGLESSPATIRRDLALLESQGFLTRTHGGAQATEMKAELPVRYRDGAEREAKVAIARKAAELIPGGRQAIAIGGGSTAAEVARNLTSRTDLTIVTNSLTTAYELASRSKVKVVMTGGVIRPTSFELVGTLAEGALNAINVAMTVIGADGITAANGLTTFDDTEARTNRSMVTHAGRVVVVADSTKLGEVRLARVAELSEISDLVIDDAADPQELAKIERCGVRVHRVHP, from the coding sequence ATGAACCACGTCATCTCATCTGGAGGCCAGCCGATCGTCGCGTCGGCTAAACGGTCGAAGCGGCTGTCGGCGATTCTCACCGCGCTCGCCGAGTCGTCTGCGGTGTCGCTCGCCGAGCTTACGCGCGGCCTTGAGTCATCGCCCGCGACGATCAGGCGCGATCTCGCACTGCTTGAGTCGCAGGGATTTCTCACCCGCACGCACGGGGGAGCGCAGGCTACCGAGATGAAGGCCGAGCTGCCCGTTCGGTACCGCGACGGGGCTGAGCGCGAAGCAAAGGTGGCCATCGCCCGCAAAGCGGCGGAGCTGATCCCGGGAGGACGACAGGCCATAGCGATCGGCGGCGGAAGCACAGCGGCCGAGGTTGCACGCAATCTGACGTCGCGCACCGACCTGACGATCGTCACAAACTCGCTCACGACGGCATATGAGCTTGCCTCGCGCAGCAAGGTGAAGGTTGTCATGACCGGCGGTGTGATTCGACCCACGTCGTTCGAGCTTGTCGGAACGCTCGCTGAGGGTGCACTTAACGCGATAAACGTCGCCATGACGGTGATCGGCGCAGACGGCATCACCGCGGCGAACGGGCTCACGACATTCGACGATACCGAGGCGCGCACAAATCGTTCCATGGTGACGCATGCTGGTCGCGTCGTCGTTGTCGCAGACAGCACGAAGCTGGGAGAAGTGCGGCTCGCGCGCGTCGCCGAGCTCAGCGAGATCAGCGACCTCGTCATCGATGACGCGGCCGACCCGCAGGAGCTCGCAAAGATCGAACGCTGCGGTGTGCGCGTGCACCGCGTTCACCCGTAG